In a genomic window of Streptomyces sp. NBC_01231:
- a CDS encoding acyl-CoA dehydrogenase family protein produces MGPTTSFDPEILGLPFYDDRHRRLADAIGTWCDDRTALWDEVRAEEPDKAGLRLVRHLGEDGWLAFLDPGSDPETRPGDYRSICLMREALAYAEDLADFAFSIQALAATPLIRFGTDDQKLRHLPRMAQGSLVGAFAVSEEQAGSDVAAVGLAAERTDDGGYVLNGHKAWIANGTIADVYIVIARTGEGPGPLGLTAFLVPADTPGVRVSGRPVPVAPRSFAHLAFEDCRVPAEAVLGKPGRGFVIAMDLLERFRMTVGAAALGFARRAADTALARARTRQVGGSLLIDHQLTKASLADMDVKLNAAALLVARAAWEADRGSPRFARHSSIAKLHATEEAQRIVDTAVQLLGASGVVKDSVTERLYRQIRSLRIYEGTSEIMRLTIAGTLDTRRADRAARDL; encoded by the coding sequence TTGGGACCGACCACGAGCTTCGACCCGGAAATCCTCGGCCTCCCCTTCTACGACGACCGGCACCGTCGCCTCGCCGACGCCATCGGCACCTGGTGCGACGACCGCACCGCCCTGTGGGACGAGGTCCGGGCGGAGGAACCGGACAAGGCCGGCCTGCGCCTCGTACGACACCTGGGGGAGGACGGCTGGCTCGCCTTCCTGGACCCCGGCTCCGATCCTGAGACCCGACCGGGCGACTACCGCAGCATCTGCCTCATGCGCGAGGCGCTCGCGTACGCGGAGGACCTGGCCGATTTCGCGTTCTCCATCCAGGCCTTGGCCGCGACGCCCCTGATCCGCTTCGGAACCGACGACCAGAAGCTCCGCCACCTGCCGCGCATGGCGCAGGGCTCACTCGTCGGCGCCTTCGCGGTCTCGGAGGAACAGGCGGGCTCCGACGTCGCCGCCGTCGGCCTCGCCGCCGAACGCACCGACGACGGCGGCTACGTCCTCAACGGGCACAAGGCGTGGATCGCCAACGGCACCATCGCCGACGTGTACATCGTCATAGCCCGCACCGGCGAAGGCCCCGGCCCGCTGGGACTGACGGCCTTCCTGGTGCCCGCCGACACCCCCGGGGTACGGGTCAGCGGCCGGCCGGTCCCGGTAGCCCCCCGCTCGTTCGCCCACCTCGCCTTCGAGGACTGCCGGGTGCCGGCCGAGGCCGTGCTGGGCAAGCCCGGGCGGGGCTTCGTCATCGCCATGGACCTGCTCGAACGCTTCCGGATGACCGTGGGCGCGGCGGCACTCGGCTTCGCCCGCCGGGCAGCCGACACCGCTCTGGCACGCGCCCGCACCCGACAGGTCGGCGGTTCCCTGCTCATCGACCACCAACTGACGAAGGCGTCCCTGGCCGACATGGACGTAAAGCTCAATGCCGCCGCCCTGCTGGTGGCCCGGGCCGCCTGGGAGGCCGACCGCGGCAGCCCCCGCTTCGCCCGCCACTCCAGCATCGCCAAGCTCCACGCCACCGAGGAGGCGCAGCGCATCGTCGACACGGCCGTGCAACTGCTCGGCGCCTCGGGCGTCGTCAAGGACAGCGTCACCGAGCGTCTGTACCGGCAGATCCGATCTCTGAGAATCTACGAGGGCACCTCGGAGATCATGCGGTTGACGATCGCGGGAACCCTCGACACACGTCGTGCCGACCGCGCCGCCCGCGACCTGTGA
- a CDS encoding cytochrome P450, whose translation MTTPIEAVRQPDPYPYYATLVAERPLAFDEAVGAWVACDAAAVRAVLGATALRVRPPVEPVPAGIVGTPAGDVFGDLVRMTDGEPQHRLKAVVVDALGHVDRARAAHLAAERTRDVLAAGGRPPFEELMFGVPARVVAALCGLDQGTDAEAARLIGDFVQCIPASATPEQQKAAALAAGRLQELLGPGIERGEDGTGLLGDLVRAARHASWSRTAPLLSNAVGFLSQTYDATAGLIGNTLVALARGARLPSGFADAEAFVREVVRHDAPIQNTRRFAAEAFRHGEAEISPGEQVLVVLAAANRDPAANPDPHAFRPGRPDPAVFTFGAAAHRCPGQTLAVTVAVAVVREVLAAGFDPAELPDAVTYRPLANARIPVL comes from the coding sequence GTGACCACCCCGATCGAAGCGGTCCGGCAGCCGGATCCGTACCCCTACTACGCGACCCTGGTGGCCGAGCGTCCGCTGGCGTTCGACGAGGCCGTGGGCGCCTGGGTGGCGTGTGACGCCGCGGCGGTACGAGCCGTACTGGGCGCCACCGCCCTGCGGGTGCGCCCGCCCGTCGAGCCGGTGCCCGCCGGGATCGTCGGGACCCCGGCCGGCGACGTTTTCGGCGACCTGGTGCGGATGACCGACGGCGAACCGCAGCACCGCCTGAAGGCCGTGGTCGTCGACGCCCTCGGGCACGTCGACAGGGCACGCGCGGCCCACCTGGCCGCCGAACGGACCCGCGACGTCCTCGCGGCGGGCGGCCGGCCGCCCTTCGAGGAGCTGATGTTCGGTGTGCCCGCCCGGGTCGTGGCGGCGCTCTGCGGACTCGACCAGGGGACGGACGCCGAAGCCGCCAGGCTCATCGGTGACTTCGTCCAGTGCATCCCCGCCTCCGCCACCCCCGAGCAGCAGAAGGCCGCGGCGCTCGCGGCCGGCCGGCTCCAGGAGCTGCTGGGTCCCGGGATCGAGCGGGGGGAGGACGGCACGGGCCTGCTCGGGGACCTCGTACGGGCCGCGCGCCATGCCTCCTGGTCCCGTACCGCGCCGCTGCTGTCCAACGCGGTCGGCTTCCTGTCCCAGACCTACGACGCCACGGCAGGCCTGATCGGCAACACCCTGGTGGCGTTGGCCCGTGGTGCGCGGCTGCCCTCCGGCTTCGCCGACGCCGAGGCGTTCGTCCGCGAGGTCGTACGCCACGACGCGCCGATCCAGAACACCCGCCGCTTCGCCGCCGAGGCGTTCCGCCACGGCGAGGCCGAGATCTCCCCGGGCGAACAGGTGCTGGTGGTCCTCGCCGCCGCCAACCGCGACCCGGCCGCCAACCCCGATCCGCACGCCTTCCGGCCCGGCCGCCCGGACCCGGCGGTCTTCACCTTCGGCGCCGCAGCGCACCGCTGCCCCGGTCAGACGCTGGCCGTCACCGTGGCGGTCGCGGTCGTCCGCGAGGTGCTCGCGGCAGGTTTCGACCCGGCGGAGCTGCCGGACGCGGTGACGTACCGGCCATTGGCCAACGCCCGCATTCCGGTGCTCTAG
- a CDS encoding saccharopine dehydrogenase yields MSDRPRLWMRHESRTGERRAPLVPEDAARLVAQGVEITVEEAPQRAFPLADYVAAGCRTAPSGSWTDAPRDTYILGLKELPDEPAHLVHRHIYFGHAYKGQTGARELLDRFTPDGALLDLEYLTDEDGRRVAAFGYWAGYVGAALAVLHHRGLLQAPLEPLDRAALDARLAATESPSDERALVIGALGRSGRGACDALETAGITPTRWDVAETRALDRTALLDHDILVNTVLTTRPVPPFLTSADLDDAGRRLSLISDVTCDVTSECNVLPVYDEITDWEHPVRRLREGGRPADLIAIDNLPSLLPVESSRAFSAELYPQLLLLNDAGTAWERALLAFETAVATNSKGSTRAR; encoded by the coding sequence ATGTCGGACAGGCCACGCTTGTGGATGCGGCACGAGTCCCGTACCGGTGAGCGCCGGGCACCGCTCGTTCCCGAGGACGCCGCGCGGCTCGTCGCGCAGGGCGTCGAGATCACCGTCGAGGAGGCACCGCAGCGTGCCTTCCCCCTCGCAGACTACGTCGCGGCCGGCTGCCGCACCGCACCGTCCGGCAGCTGGACCGACGCCCCGCGGGACACCTACATCCTGGGCCTGAAGGAACTGCCCGACGAACCGGCGCACCTGGTGCACCGTCACATCTACTTCGGCCATGCCTACAAGGGCCAGACCGGTGCCCGCGAGCTGCTCGACCGGTTCACCCCCGACGGAGCGCTGCTGGACCTGGAATACCTGACGGACGAGGACGGCCGGCGTGTGGCCGCGTTCGGGTACTGGGCCGGATACGTCGGCGCGGCACTGGCCGTGCTCCACCACCGTGGGCTGCTCCAAGCCCCGCTGGAGCCGCTGGACCGGGCCGCGCTGGACGCCCGGCTCGCCGCCACGGAATCACCGTCGGACGAGAGGGCCCTGGTGATCGGCGCGCTCGGCCGCAGCGGCCGCGGCGCCTGCGACGCCCTGGAGACGGCGGGCATCACCCCCACCCGCTGGGACGTGGCGGAGACCCGCGCCCTGGACCGGACGGCGCTGCTCGACCACGACATCCTCGTCAACACCGTGCTCACCACCCGGCCCGTGCCGCCCTTCCTCACCTCCGCGGACCTCGACGACGCCGGGCGGCGCCTGTCCCTCATCTCGGATGTCACCTGCGACGTCACCTCCGAGTGCAACGTCCTGCCGGTCTACGACGAGATCACCGACTGGGAGCACCCGGTCCGGCGGCTGCGCGAAGGCGGACGGCCGGCCGACCTGATCGCCATCGACAACCTGCCCTCGCTGCTGCCGGTGGAGTCCAGCCGTGCCTTCTCGGCCGAGCTGTACCCCCAGCTGCTGCTCCTGAACGACGCCGGCACGGCCTGGGAGCGCGCGCTGCTGGCCTTCGAGACCGCGGTCGCCACCAACAGCAAGGGAAGCACCCGTGCCCGTTAG
- a CDS encoding saccharopine dehydrogenase NADP-binding domain-containing protein produces MPVSRNTAEAAAPAPASGTVHWIGTGLSTGPSGLGLLCDRAERVVLWDRTAERAADRLTALGLAGRAEVRALTDDALEDAVGAGDVIVSMLPAAEHPRLLRLALDRRAHFACTSYVSDAITEQAAAAADAGVVVLTEAGLDPGIDHLMAHQLVERARAVVGDTAETVDFTSYCGGIPAVPNDFRYRFSWAPYGVLAALGSPARNIDEGVERTVARPWEASRTHRLGGEDFEVYPNRDSLPFVAQYGVPEGWRLRTFVRGTLRNAGWREAWSDVFATVSTGDQEQIRSLAKDLAARHPTTDADRDRVVLSVALDVRATDGARFKGSCLLDLTGDETESAMARCVSLPLAFGITRMLDGALPAGLNRAAESADEAARWLEFLDGAGLHCSFTDGASAPGGEEV; encoded by the coding sequence GTGCCCGTTAGCCGAAACACCGCCGAGGCGGCCGCCCCGGCCCCCGCGAGCGGCACCGTCCACTGGATCGGCACCGGCCTGTCCACCGGCCCGTCCGGCCTCGGCCTGTTGTGCGACCGTGCCGAGCGCGTGGTGCTGTGGGACCGCACCGCCGAACGCGCCGCCGACCGCCTGACCGCACTCGGTCTGGCCGGCCGCGCCGAGGTCCGCGCGCTCACGGACGACGCCCTCGAGGACGCGGTCGGCGCCGGCGACGTGATCGTCTCCATGCTGCCCGCCGCCGAACACCCTCGCCTGTTGCGCCTGGCCCTCGACCGCCGGGCCCACTTCGCCTGCACGAGCTACGTCTCCGACGCGATCACCGAACAGGCCGCGGCCGCGGCGGACGCGGGCGTCGTGGTGCTCACCGAGGCCGGACTCGACCCGGGCATCGACCACCTGATGGCCCACCAGCTCGTCGAACGCGCCCGCGCGGTGGTCGGCGACACGGCCGAGACGGTCGACTTCACCTCCTACTGCGGTGGCATTCCCGCCGTTCCCAACGACTTCCGCTACCGCTTCAGCTGGGCGCCCTACGGAGTCCTGGCCGCCCTCGGTTCCCCGGCCCGCAATATCGACGAGGGCGTGGAGCGCACCGTGGCCCGCCCCTGGGAGGCCTCCCGCACCCACCGCCTCGGCGGCGAGGACTTCGAGGTCTACCCCAATCGCGACAGCCTGCCGTTCGTGGCCCAGTACGGCGTCCCGGAGGGCTGGCGACTGCGCACCTTCGTCCGCGGCACCCTGCGCAACGCGGGCTGGCGCGAGGCCTGGAGCGATGTCTTCGCCACCGTGAGCACCGGCGACCAGGAGCAGATCCGTTCCCTGGCCAAGGACCTGGCCGCCCGCCATCCCACCACCGACGCCGACCGCGACCGCGTCGTGCTGTCCGTCGCGCTCGACGTCCGTGCCACCGACGGCGCGCGCTTCAAGGGCTCTTGCCTGCTGGACCTGACCGGCGACGAGACCGAGAGCGCGATGGCGCGCTGCGTCTCCCTGCCCCTCGCCTTCGGCATCACGCGGATGCTGGACGGGGCGTTGCCCGCCGGCCTGAACCGCGCCGCGGAGTCCGCCGACGAGGCCGCTCGCTGGCTGGAGTTCCTGGACGGGGCCGGGCTGCACTGCTCATTCACCGACGGCGCCTCCGCCCCCGGCGGAGAGGAGGTGTGA
- a CDS encoding SidA/IucD/PvdA family monooxygenase: MGYENTTPDSTHYRCVGIGVGPANLSLASLLHSRTEVPNLFLDRKASFGWHDGQQIPGTTLQVSMFKDLVSLSDPKSPFSFLAYLHDQGRVYHFLNAQFDDVPRLEFRNYLAWASRRNENIVFGETVQEVGFDGVFTVRTDRRTVTADNVAVGVGNQPWVPEHGRGHLGATQFHVNDFMTSARNLGGKRVVVVGGGQSGAEAFSDLIARSGAELPRRVSWISRRRNYFPIDDSPFTNDYYMPDHSDYFYSLGTDVRAAFNAQHILTSDGISESTLRDIYQRIYVHRFVEGNPDLVGLHPNREVVGVEADAAGGWDITVRHNDEPGAREHFEADVVVWATGFRPAAMDFLAPIADRLERDGDELRIDEDYAVRWDGPADRSVFVQNAARGQRGLADPNLSLNAWRSQRIADRLSGVRSDEQLASFIEWSTKTGTKIPWGA; this comes from the coding sequence ATGGGGTACGAGAACACCACGCCTGACTCCACGCACTACCGCTGCGTGGGAATCGGCGTGGGACCCGCCAACCTGAGCCTCGCGTCACTGCTGCACAGCCGTACGGAGGTGCCCAACCTCTTCCTCGACCGCAAGGCGTCCTTCGGCTGGCACGACGGCCAGCAGATACCCGGCACGACCCTGCAGGTCTCCATGTTCAAGGACCTGGTCTCGCTCTCCGACCCCAAGTCCCCGTTCTCCTTCCTGGCCTATCTGCACGACCAGGGCCGGGTCTACCACTTCCTCAACGCCCAGTTCGACGACGTGCCGCGGCTGGAGTTCCGCAACTATCTCGCCTGGGCGAGCCGGCGCAACGAGAACATCGTCTTCGGCGAGACGGTCCAGGAGGTCGGCTTCGACGGTGTCTTCACCGTCCGCACCGACCGCCGCACCGTCACCGCCGACAACGTCGCGGTCGGCGTGGGCAACCAGCCCTGGGTGCCGGAGCACGGCCGTGGCCACCTCGGCGCCACCCAGTTCCACGTCAACGACTTCATGACCTCGGCCCGGAACCTGGGCGGCAAGCGGGTCGTGGTGGTCGGCGGCGGCCAGTCCGGCGCCGAGGCGTTCTCGGATCTGATCGCCCGCTCCGGCGCCGAACTGCCGCGCCGGGTCTCCTGGATATCGCGGCGCCGCAACTACTTCCCCATCGACGACTCGCCGTTCACCAACGACTACTACATGCCCGACCACTCCGACTACTTCTACAGCCTGGGTACCGACGTCCGCGCCGCGTTCAACGCCCAGCACATCCTCACCAGCGACGGCATCTCCGAGTCCACCCTGCGCGACATCTACCAGCGCATCTACGTCCACCGCTTCGTGGAGGGCAACCCCGACCTGGTCGGGCTGCATCCCAACCGCGAGGTCGTCGGCGTCGAGGCCGATGCGGCGGGCGGCTGGGACATCACCGTCCGGCACAACGACGAGCCCGGAGCCCGGGAGCACTTCGAGGCGGACGTCGTCGTATGGGCCACCGGTTTCCGGCCGGCCGCCATGGACTTCCTCGCCCCGATCGCCGACCGCCTCGAACGCGACGGCGACGAGCTGCGCATCGACGAGGACTACGCGGTGCGCTGGGACGGCCCGGCCGACCGCAGCGTCTTCGTGCAGAACGCCGCCCGGGGCCAGCGCGGTCTCGCCGACCCCAACCTCAGCCTCAACGCCTGGCGCAGCCAGCGCATCGCCGACCGGCTGTCCGGCGTGCGCAGCGACGAGCAGCTGGCGTCCTTCATCGAGTGGTCGACCAAGACCGGCACCAAGATCCCGTGGGGGGCCTGA
- a CDS encoding FAD-binding oxidoreductase, whose translation MTARHTDHDYAVVGAGVLGCLITREILARDPHASVALLERDAIGSGATRRSAGLHFPRGRTPRVRRMASHSQQWYAALKDASPELPVHSLRMTVVASATEETRLRGNYLPEATLRPAAALPAAVAALPDGMSAWEGDGCQYADVYALSQFLARELRPNAKFREGAQVTGVTPVADGVRLDLGTGDALTAGHVVLAPGPWLAAPAWKELVAPLGARVKKVVALHIETPPTADDEAVVFEDEDAFLLPYHERGHWLFSYTCQEWDVDPDTLPAGLSPADRGEALSTLRRYAPHLVEHCASGRVFCDAYGPDFEPLVRALTDDGRVVFAGAANGSGYRLGPAIAAETADLLSLPSQRKDAA comes from the coding sequence ATGACGGCGCGCCACACCGACCATGACTACGCGGTGGTCGGCGCCGGAGTGCTCGGCTGCCTGATCACCCGGGAGATCCTCGCCCGCGACCCGCACGCCTCCGTGGCCCTGCTGGAGCGGGACGCCATCGGCAGCGGAGCCACCCGCCGCTCGGCCGGACTGCACTTCCCGCGCGGCCGCACACCACGCGTCCGCCGTATGGCCTCGCACAGCCAGCAGTGGTACGCCGCGCTCAAGGACGCCAGCCCCGAACTGCCCGTACACAGCCTGCGGATGACGGTCGTCGCCTCCGCCACCGAGGAGACCCGGCTGCGCGGCAACTACCTGCCCGAGGCGACACTGCGGCCCGCGGCGGCACTCCCGGCGGCCGTCGCGGCGCTGCCCGACGGCATGAGCGCCTGGGAGGGAGACGGCTGCCAGTACGCGGACGTCTACGCCCTCAGCCAGTTCCTGGCCCGCGAGCTGCGCCCGAACGCCAAGTTCCGTGAAGGAGCTCAGGTCACCGGCGTGACCCCGGTGGCGGACGGGGTGCGCCTGGACCTCGGCACCGGTGACGCGCTCACCGCGGGGCACGTCGTCCTCGCCCCCGGCCCGTGGCTGGCAGCCCCCGCCTGGAAGGAACTCGTCGCCCCGCTCGGTGCCCGGGTGAAGAAGGTCGTGGCCCTGCACATCGAGACTCCGCCGACCGCCGACGACGAGGCCGTCGTCTTCGAGGACGAGGACGCCTTCCTGCTGCCGTACCACGAGCGCGGCCACTGGCTGTTCAGCTACACCTGCCAGGAGTGGGACGTCGACCCCGACACGCTGCCGGCCGGCCTGTCACCCGCCGACCGTGGCGAGGCTCTCTCCACCCTGCGCCGGTACGCCCCCCACCTGGTGGAGCACTGCGCCTCCGGCCGCGTCTTCTGCGACGCGTACGGCCCCGACTTCGAGCCGCTGGTCCGCGCGCTCACCGATGACGGGCGCGTGGTCTTCGCGGGCGCCGCCAACGGTTCCGGCTACCGGCTGGGCCCCGCCATCGCAGCGGAAACCGCCGACCTGCTCTCTCTTCCGTCCCAGCGAAAGGACGCGGCATGA
- a CDS encoding class I tRNA ligase family protein, which produces MIINTYDDTALSEAFGIDMSSIEGLGTGAGWGRVAPGQASDSHQHDETEFFVIVAGRGEFIVDGRRHAAAPGTVALFEPFESHVLENTGDEDLVFLTQYWRDAGRALTSAQNTERKSFGERPVFVFSTPPTPNGDLHLGHLSGPYLGADVFVRHQRMNGTNAWHLTGSDDYQSYVPAAARAEGRESAETAAHYSAEIAATLALMDITPDQYTVTNDDPDYRGGLKDFFSRVVSSGTVQVTEADALFDAESGQYLYEVDVKGGCPGCGSGTSGNICEECGEPNTVTDLAEPASTASAAAPRRGPIGRWMLPLHTFKSDIAAHHHLGRVPARLRELADRLFSRPSMDIPLTHPSSWGVPPAEKDVDGQVIWVWPEMSYGFLHGIQALGSRLGENWQAAEPRQDWKIVHFFGYDNSFYHSVLYPALYRLAFPGWTPDIDYHVNEFYLLEGSKFSTSRRHAVWGKDILSPDSVDSVRYFLAATRPEGTRTNFQRVAYESALTDTLIGTWQNWLNDLGSRIAKHYGGTAPDAGNWTPEHSAFLGRLGARLAAVTGALGSDGFSLNQAAAELDGIVRDTLRFSRQESLLAESAGWENEARTAIALELAAARLLAHAAAPVMPRFAAHLADTLGMPEPGSWPRTVELVAPGSEIRLADAVFFRPTPIPEAACTNVGPRLTPWLSGLVRAVLQLPDDEVVCDRSLSQLNTSSLQAVTLQYQILEALDVDVSVEELLGSHDINTLATVIEERAEPAALEPLMEAHVR; this is translated from the coding sequence ATGATCATCAACACCTACGACGACACCGCACTCTCCGAGGCCTTCGGCATCGACATGAGCAGCATCGAGGGCCTCGGCACGGGCGCCGGCTGGGGACGTGTCGCCCCCGGCCAGGCCTCCGACAGCCATCAGCACGACGAGACCGAGTTCTTCGTGATCGTCGCGGGCCGCGGCGAGTTCATCGTCGACGGGCGGCGCCATGCGGCCGCCCCCGGCACGGTGGCGCTCTTCGAGCCCTTCGAGTCCCACGTCCTGGAGAACACCGGCGACGAGGATCTCGTCTTCCTCACCCAGTACTGGCGCGATGCCGGACGCGCCCTGACCTCCGCGCAGAACACCGAGCGCAAGAGCTTCGGCGAGCGGCCGGTCTTCGTCTTCTCCACCCCGCCCACCCCCAACGGCGACCTCCACCTCGGTCACCTCTCCGGCCCCTACCTCGGTGCCGACGTCTTCGTGCGGCACCAGCGGATGAACGGCACCAACGCCTGGCACCTGACCGGCAGCGACGACTACCAGAGCTATGTGCCGGCCGCCGCCCGCGCCGAGGGCCGCGAATCCGCCGAGACCGCGGCCCACTACAGCGCCGAGATAGCCGCGACCCTCGCGCTGATGGACATCACACCCGACCAGTACACCGTCACCAACGACGACCCCGACTACCGGGGCGGGCTGAAGGACTTCTTCTCCCGTGTCGTCTCCTCCGGCACGGTCCAGGTGACCGAGGCCGACGCGCTCTTCGACGCGGAGAGCGGCCAGTACCTCTACGAGGTCGACGTCAAGGGCGGCTGCCCCGGCTGCGGTTCGGGCACCAGCGGCAACATCTGCGAGGAGTGCGGCGAGCCCAACACCGTCACGGATCTCGCCGAGCCCGCCTCCACCGCTTCGGCAGCGGCCCCCCGCCGCGGCCCGATCGGCCGGTGGATGCTGCCCCTGCACACCTTCAAGAGCGACATCGCCGCCCACCACCACCTCGGCCGCGTCCCGGCCCGGCTCCGGGAACTCGCCGACCGGCTCTTCAGCCGCCCGAGCATGGACATCCCCCTCACCCACCCCTCCTCCTGGGGCGTCCCCCCGGCCGAGAAGGACGTGGACGGCCAGGTCATCTGGGTGTGGCCGGAGATGTCGTACGGCTTCCTGCACGGCATCCAGGCCCTCGGCTCCCGCCTGGGCGAGAACTGGCAGGCAGCCGAGCCCCGTCAGGACTGGAAGATCGTCCACTTCTTCGGCTACGACAACAGCTTCTACCACTCGGTGCTCTACCCGGCCCTGTACCGGCTCGCGTTCCCGGGCTGGACGCCGGACATCGACTACCACGTCAACGAGTTCTACCTGCTGGAAGGCAGCAAGTTCTCCACCAGCCGGCGGCACGCCGTCTGGGGCAAGGACATCCTCAGCCCCGACTCCGTCGACTCCGTACGCTACTTCCTCGCCGCCACCCGTCCCGAGGGCACGCGCACCAACTTCCAGCGCGTGGCCTACGAGTCGGCCCTGACCGACACCCTCATCGGCACCTGGCAGAACTGGCTGAACGACCTCGGCTCCCGGATCGCCAAGCACTACGGAGGCACGGCCCCGGACGCCGGCAACTGGACACCCGAGCACTCCGCCTTCCTCGGGCGGCTCGGCGCCCGCCTGGCCGCGGTCACCGGCGCCCTGGGCTCCGACGGCTTCTCCCTCAACCAGGCCGCCGCCGAACTCGACGGCATCGTGAGGGACACCCTGCGCTTCTCCCGCCAGGAGTCGCTCCTCGCCGAGTCCGCGGGCTGGGAGAACGAGGCACGCACCGCGATCGCCCTGGAACTGGCCGCCGCCCGGCTCCTCGCCCACGCCGCCGCCCCCGTCATGCCGCGCTTCGCCGCGCACCTCGCCGACACGCTCGGCATGCCCGAGCCGGGCAGCTGGCCGCGCACCGTCGAACTCGTCGCCCCCGGCAGCGAGATCCGCCTCGCGGACGCCGTCTTCTTCCGCCCGACGCCGATCCCGGAGGCCGCCTGCACGAACGTCGGTCCGCGGCTGACGCCGTGGCTGAGCGGCCTGGTGCGGGCGGTGCTCCAGCTCCCCGACGACGAGGTGGTCTGCGACCGCAGCCTCAGCCAGCTGAACACCAGCTCCCTCCAGGCGGTCACCCTCCAGTACCAGATCCTCGAAGCCCTCGACGTGGATGTCAGCGTCGAGGAACTCCTGGGCAGCCACGACATCAACACCCTCGCCACGGTCATCGAGGAGCGCGCCGAGCCCGCGGCCCTGGAACCGCTGATGGAGGCGCACGTCCGATGA